Proteins from a single region of Bremerella sp. JC817:
- a CDS encoding LysR family transcriptional regulator, translated as MEIEQLHQFLKVAEFGNFTRASEVLAISQPALSRSIARLEDELGQPLFERQTRKVTLTDAGQLLLSRAHRIVALVEDTKAEISDDGESGRIRLGAIPTIAPFYLPEMLSQFAESFPKAQLTVQEDTTDNLLRRCQQGEIDLAILALPISAKHLEIESLFEEELLLVLPVDHPLVEKKQIKLTDVEPYPFVLLDEAHCLSDNIVTFCRHRSFNPISVERTSQLATVQELVSLKHGVSMIPAMAKKLDASKRRVYRSLHGTKPTRQIAMIWNPYRFQCKLLDRFKQHIRDFSKTMNAKD; from the coding sequence ATGGAAATCGAACAGTTGCATCAATTCCTGAAAGTGGCCGAGTTCGGCAACTTCACGCGGGCTTCGGAAGTCCTGGCCATTTCGCAGCCAGCCCTCAGCCGATCCATTGCCCGCCTGGAAGATGAACTGGGACAACCACTGTTCGAACGGCAAACCCGCAAGGTCACGCTGACCGATGCCGGGCAGTTGCTCCTTTCGCGGGCCCATCGAATCGTCGCCCTGGTCGAAGATACCAAGGCCGAGATTTCGGACGATGGCGAGAGTGGTCGAATTCGCTTGGGAGCCATTCCCACGATCGCTCCTTTCTACTTGCCAGAAATGCTGAGCCAATTCGCCGAGTCGTTCCCGAAAGCCCAACTCACCGTTCAAGAAGATACGACCGACAATTTGCTGCGTCGCTGCCAACAAGGAGAAATCGATCTGGCAATCCTGGCGTTGCCGATCTCGGCCAAGCACTTGGAAATCGAATCGCTGTTCGAGGAAGAGTTGCTGCTGGTCTTGCCGGTCGATCATCCGCTGGTCGAGAAGAAGCAGATCAAGCTGACCGATGTCGAACCCTATCCGTTCGTGTTGCTGGACGAAGCCCACTGTCTGTCGGATAACATCGTGACCTTCTGTCGTCATCGATCTTTCAACCCGATCTCGGTCGAACGGACCAGCCAACTGGCAACCGTCCAGGAACTGGTCTCGCTTAAGCATGGCGTCTCGATGATCCCCGCGATGGCGAAGAAACTGGACGCCAGCAAACGACGCGTTTATCGCTCGCTGCATGGCACCAAACCGACACGGCAGATTGCCATGATCTGGAATCCGTATCGATTCCAGTGCAAATTGCTCGATCGCTTCAAGCAGCACATCCGCGACTTCTCGAAGACGATGAACGCGAAGGACTAG
- a CDS encoding DnaA/Hda family protein, with protein sequence MVTEDIEILPALRLAMIERVGQDRFDLWFGTNNTHFRLGEGCLLIESTSRVNLDFLRKNFHEAVRQALSDVQLTGHQVIYREGSAPAKKAQSTSTPTPEKKMRAQAPAAKPSRTFSDSGQSIIQRRRFASLKDFVVSDCNSMAKTAATMVLQQPGQISPLYIHGPSGSGKTHLLEGIYGLAQQKKELGRVVYLSAEQFTTYFLEALQSSGVASFRRKYRDVGVLIIDDVQFFAGKRATKTELLHTLDAITRRGGQVILAGNQRPTELSALGTELVARFSSGLICKVDPLDDLCKQTMITRLAEKRGVALSEPVALWLTRQLPGEGRLISGAINRLWAYCAVQGNELSIAVLENLLSDLIPQQSSMMRLDDVEAAVCRVFGVDTKLLRSQSKSRRASNPRMLAMWLARKHTGAALSDICQHFQRRSHSTVISAEKKVNKWLADESVVQIADRSLKAKEAIELAEAELRIGR encoded by the coding sequence GTGGTCACGGAAGACATCGAAATTCTACCTGCGTTGCGTCTCGCAATGATCGAAAGGGTAGGACAAGATCGCTTCGATCTTTGGTTCGGAACGAACAACACGCACTTTCGCTTGGGCGAAGGCTGTTTGTTGATCGAATCGACCAGTCGAGTGAATCTCGATTTCCTCCGTAAGAACTTTCACGAAGCAGTTCGCCAGGCTCTTTCCGACGTTCAACTCACTGGCCATCAGGTCATTTACCGCGAAGGTTCTGCCCCCGCCAAGAAGGCACAGAGTACTTCCACTCCGACTCCGGAGAAGAAGATGCGTGCCCAGGCCCCAGCAGCGAAACCATCTCGCACTTTCAGCGACAGTGGTCAGTCGATCATTCAACGTCGCCGCTTTGCTTCGCTGAAAGACTTTGTTGTCAGCGATTGCAACTCGATGGCCAAGACGGCTGCCACCATGGTGCTGCAGCAACCCGGCCAGATCTCGCCTCTCTATATTCATGGCCCCTCGGGTAGCGGCAAGACGCACCTGCTGGAAGGGATCTACGGACTTGCTCAGCAGAAGAAAGAGCTGGGACGCGTCGTTTATCTGTCGGCTGAACAATTCACGACTTACTTCCTGGAAGCCTTACAGTCCTCGGGCGTGGCCAGTTTCCGCCGCAAGTATCGCGACGTCGGTGTGCTGATTATCGACGACGTGCAGTTCTTTGCCGGCAAACGTGCGACGAAGACGGAACTGCTCCACACGCTCGATGCGATCACGCGTCGCGGTGGTCAGGTTATTCTGGCAGGGAACCAACGCCCAACCGAACTTTCGGCCCTCGGTACCGAACTGGTCGCACGTTTCTCGAGTGGTCTGATCTGCAAGGTCGATCCACTCGACGACCTTTGCAAACAAACCATGATTACTCGTCTGGCTGAAAAGCGTGGCGTTGCCTTGAGCGAACCAGTTGCTCTTTGGCTCACCCGTCAGCTCCCCGGCGAAGGTCGTTTAATCTCGGGTGCGATCAACCGCTTGTGGGCCTATTGTGCCGTGCAAGGAAACGAACTTTCGATCGCCGTGCTCGAAAACTTGTTGTCGGATCTCATTCCACAACAAAGCAGCATGATGCGATTGGACGATGTCGAAGCGGCCGTCTGTCGCGTCTTCGGCGTCGATACTAAGTTGCTCCGTTCGCAATCGAAATCACGTCGTGCGAGCAATCCTCGCATGCTGGCGATGTGGCTGGCTCGCAAGCACACCGGTGCCGCGCTGTCAGACATCTGCCAACACTTCCAGCGTCGCAGCCACAGCACCGTGATCTCGGCCGAGAAGAAGGTCAACAAGTGGTTGGCGGATGAATCGGTCGTCCAAATCGCGGATCGTTCGCTGAAAGCGAAGGAAGCGATCGAACTGGCTGAAGCAGAGCTGCGAATCGGTCGATAA
- a CDS encoding MgtC/SapB family protein → MDDWILLANQTLNWDSFLRLALAALCGAVLGWDRERRAKPAGLRTNMLVALGAATFMVIGLDYQNSLQGTTPDWLGIDPFRILAGIIGGVGFLGAGSIIESRGNVHGLTTAATIWVSAATGSACGMGFYGVAVMAVGLGLVTLIAIGFVERYSFQDRDAQPGRQD, encoded by the coding sequence ATGGACGACTGGATACTGCTGGCGAATCAAACGTTGAACTGGGATTCGTTCTTACGACTGGCGCTCGCCGCGCTGTGTGGGGCGGTATTGGGCTGGGACCGCGAGCGAAGAGCAAAACCTGCTGGCCTGCGAACGAATATGCTGGTCGCTTTGGGGGCAGCTACGTTCATGGTGATCGGACTTGACTATCAAAACTCGTTACAAGGCACGACGCCCGATTGGCTGGGGATCGATCCGTTTCGAATTCTTGCCGGTATCATCGGAGGGGTCGGCTTTCTTGGGGCTGGCTCCATTATCGAGTCGCGTGGAAACGTGCATGGACTGACAACCGCGGCGACGATCTGGGTTTCGGCCGCGACTGGTTCGGCGTGCGGAATGGGCTTCTACGGCGTGGCCGTGATGGCGGTCGGTCTGGGGCTGGTCACGTTGATCGCGATTGGCTTCGTCGAACGGTATTCTTTCCAAGATCGCGATGCACAGCCTGGCCGGCAGGACTAG
- a CDS encoding di-heme oxidoredictase family protein, with protein sequence MSRLPSLLVLLGIGCLASPVWAQFDSDPESIERGRELFTHQWKPNDTLSPNGDGLGPVYNANSCVACHAQGGIGGSGANESNAQMLAFVPEPGKFTSRNIDSIRNRLRTMHPLFVNNDGNISTGVLLHRYSTNPEYAAIHASVTQPLEETFNSRTRMRRMLRERNLSDLGFLPLKLVTYTKDLQFALAERNPPQLFGAGEIADKVLDSDIEAIARAQLLTSNETGISGRKVGRFGWRGQLNDLGAFVKGACAAEVGLQVDQMYQSPDPTKPNEQLEGVDLTADQTKQLIDFVAALPRPAQVLPEDPNARSRVTQGHLLFESIGCASCHVEDVGALKGVFSDFLLHDMGPEFEDPIPAQRIPVQVVSIEDRFEMPTYYGSEYNPPQVIVEKYSVAIKEDRKEYREYRTPPLWGVADSAPYLHDGRAESIRAAIEMHNGEARGATATFMRLNEEEQFSVISFLKSLKAPESAEMVPDRVAERPVTDADADKISSTSEGTMESVASR encoded by the coding sequence ATGTCTCGTCTCCCATCTCTTCTCGTATTGCTAGGCATCGGTTGCCTGGCAAGCCCGGTATGGGCTCAGTTTGATTCCGATCCGGAATCGATCGAGCGTGGTCGTGAGCTCTTCACACATCAATGGAAACCGAACGATACCCTCAGTCCCAATGGCGATGGCCTGGGACCGGTTTACAACGCGAACAGTTGCGTCGCCTGTCACGCCCAAGGAGGCATCGGCGGAAGTGGTGCGAACGAGAGCAACGCCCAGATGCTCGCCTTCGTCCCTGAGCCGGGCAAGTTCACCTCGCGCAACATCGATTCCATTCGTAACCGTCTGCGAACGATGCATCCGCTGTTCGTCAACAACGATGGCAACATTTCGACCGGCGTTCTGCTGCATCGTTACAGTACCAACCCTGAGTACGCTGCAATCCACGCCAGCGTGACTCAGCCGCTCGAAGAAACGTTCAATTCGCGAACTCGTATGCGTCGCATGCTGCGAGAACGCAACCTCAGCGACCTCGGGTTCCTTCCGCTGAAACTGGTGACCTACACGAAGGACCTGCAGTTCGCCCTGGCCGAACGCAACCCACCGCAATTGTTTGGTGCCGGCGAGATCGCAGACAAGGTCCTCGATTCCGACATCGAAGCGATCGCGCGGGCTCAACTTCTTACGAGTAACGAAACGGGGATATCGGGGCGAAAGGTCGGTCGTTTTGGCTGGCGAGGTCAATTGAATGATCTCGGCGCGTTCGTGAAAGGAGCATGTGCTGCCGAAGTAGGTTTGCAGGTCGATCAGATGTATCAGTCGCCGGATCCAACCAAACCGAACGAACAACTGGAAGGCGTCGATCTGACGGCTGATCAGACGAAGCAGTTGATTGACTTCGTCGCCGCACTACCTCGTCCGGCACAAGTCCTTCCGGAAGATCCGAACGCCCGCAGCCGCGTGACCCAGGGACATCTGCTGTTCGAATCGATCGGCTGCGCTTCGTGCCATGTCGAAGACGTTGGCGCATTGAAGGGTGTCTTCTCCGACTTCCTGCTGCATGACATGGGCCCTGAGTTTGAAGATCCAATCCCTGCCCAGCGTATTCCGGTGCAAGTGGTCAGCATTGAAGACCGGTTCGAGATGCCGACCTACTATGGTTCGGAGTACAATCCTCCCCAGGTCATCGTCGAGAAGTACAGCGTGGCGATCAAAGAAGATCGCAAGGAATACCGCGAGTATCGCACTCCGCCACTCTGGGGCGTCGCCGATTCGGCACCTTATCTTCACGACGGACGTGCCGAGTCGATTCGTGCCGCCATCGAAATGCACAACGGCGAAGCACGCGGAGCGACCGCGACCTTCATGCGGCTGAATGAAGAAGAACAGTTCAGCGTGATCAGCTTCCTGAAATCGCTGAAAGCTCCAGAGTCGGCGGAAATGGTCCCTGATCGAGTCGCCGAACGCCCAGTAACCGACGCGGATGCTGACAAGATTTCCTCGACCAGCGAGGGTACAATGGAGTCAGTGGCCTCGCGATAG
- a CDS encoding glycoside hydrolase family 71/99-like protein, giving the protein MQSRATSLPHRRTFWLTLLLAAGVSLLLESPLHAQPKPVTDATTLEGKVMTGYQGWFRCPGDGTERGWLHWSRRSTITPQSLTFEMWPDLSEFSSTEKYAVPGFSHVGGTPAYLYSSVNKETIQRHFQWMQQYGIDGAFVQRFLVNLRDPSFEKVLENVRVAAKDSGRAFGICYDLSGYPTERIYDRLTEDWRELCDRRKVTRDERYLDHDGLPVVFLWGLYSDRFDAKLAHQLIDFFHEEGPYRATVIGGVPPQWRRDRDPQWAAAYRKLDVISPWNVGNIEMRGGEKIANTNIWKGDQVAATEAGVRLLPVIYPGFAWTNLKGPVAQRDTIERRRGDFFWEQWVAAAKLKTGMVYVAMFDEVDEATAIFKVTNDPPTQGSYATYDGLPSDWYLRLAGEGGRMLRGEVPISEQITITPQR; this is encoded by the coding sequence ATGCAATCTCGGGCAACCTCCCTGCCCCATCGTCGAACTTTCTGGCTGACCCTGCTGCTGGCAGCAGGGGTCAGCCTTCTTCTGGAATCGCCCCTTCACGCCCAGCCAAAACCGGTTACCGATGCCACCACGCTGGAGGGCAAAGTGATGACCGGTTACCAGGGCTGGTTTCGTTGTCCTGGCGACGGCACCGAGCGTGGTTGGCTCCATTGGAGTCGTCGTTCCACGATCACGCCGCAGTCGCTCACGTTCGAGATGTGGCCAGACCTGTCCGAGTTCAGCTCGACCGAAAAGTACGCGGTTCCTGGTTTCTCGCATGTCGGGGGAACGCCTGCTTATCTGTATAGCAGCGTCAACAAGGAAACGATTCAGCGGCATTTCCAGTGGATGCAGCAGTATGGAATCGATGGCGCTTTCGTGCAGCGTTTTCTGGTGAACCTGCGCGATCCTTCGTTTGAGAAAGTGCTCGAAAACGTTCGTGTCGCGGCGAAGGACTCCGGCCGAGCCTTTGGTATTTGCTACGATCTGTCAGGCTATCCAACCGAGCGAATCTACGACCGGCTGACTGAGGACTGGCGAGAGTTGTGTGATCGGCGCAAGGTGACGCGTGACGAACGCTACCTCGATCACGACGGTTTGCCGGTGGTCTTTCTGTGGGGACTTTATTCCGACCGCTTCGATGCGAAGCTCGCCCACCAGTTGATCGACTTCTTCCATGAAGAAGGTCCCTACCGGGCGACCGTCATCGGAGGCGTCCCGCCGCAGTGGCGACGCGATCGCGATCCACAGTGGGCCGCCGCCTATCGGAAGCTCGATGTGATCAGCCCCTGGAATGTGGGCAACATCGAGATGCGTGGCGGTGAGAAGATCGCCAACACCAACATCTGGAAAGGAGATCAAGTCGCTGCTACCGAAGCAGGTGTCCGGTTGTTGCCGGTGATCTATCCTGGGTTTGCCTGGACGAATTTGAAAGGTCCCGTAGCCCAACGCGACACCATCGAGCGGCGTCGCGGAGACTTCTTCTGGGAGCAGTGGGTTGCTGCTGCGAAGCTGAAGACAGGGATGGTCTACGTAGCAATGTTCGACGAAGTCGACGAAGCGACCGCGATCTTCAAAGTGACCAACGATCCGCCGACCCAAGGAAGCTACGCCACGTACGATGGTTTGCCGAGCGACTGGTACCTGCGATTGGCTGGCGAAGGTGGCCGCATGCTCCGAGGCGAAGTGCCGATCTCGGAGCAAATCACAATCACGCCGCAGCGTTAG
- a CDS encoding di-heme oxidoredictase family protein, which translates to MFRTKLILTIACTCIGIGSWSTSGSSAELEKKSPDQFNGRDLFLHQWEPNDELSRKGDGLGPLFNGRSCVECHSQGGVGGAGDNTHNAQFLSFLPETGDFSDDGLKVFLGNLKGMHPDFVDKDDQFSLGVLLHRKSTNPDYAPIHERVTAEVPNDFNTRLRIRRMLRKRDIRGVDALPLNLVIFDQGLQYATAERNPPQLFGIDDIDKQIREADLKQLVETQKLSRTGVSGRMAGKFGWRGQMRSLDLFVKGACAIEIGLQVPEFHQTADPLRPEYELKGTDLNEKQISLLVNYVRELPRPERVMPTDDDAKALAIEGQNLFTAVGCAECHVTDVGSLKEVYSDFLLHDMGQQFEDPIPAEPKTETILQENMDVISSYHGMVRRKVTTELVRELAIEPEQHREYKTPPLWGVADSAPYLHDGRATTLRAAIEWHGGEAYSSFRRFSLLKEEQQFALLKFLETLKAPLSAEPAPPQKTETQVSNRSSTMPVQSR; encoded by the coding sequence ATGTTTCGAACCAAACTGATTCTGACGATCGCTTGTACTTGCATTGGAATCGGTAGCTGGAGCACGTCCGGCAGTTCCGCCGAGTTGGAAAAGAAATCGCCAGATCAGTTCAATGGCCGTGATCTGTTTCTTCATCAATGGGAACCGAACGACGAGCTTAGCCGGAAAGGTGACGGGCTGGGACCACTGTTCAACGGTCGAAGCTGCGTCGAATGCCATTCGCAAGGTGGTGTTGGGGGCGCCGGCGACAACACGCACAACGCCCAGTTTCTCTCCTTTCTGCCAGAAACAGGCGACTTCTCGGACGATGGCCTGAAGGTGTTTCTCGGGAACTTGAAAGGAATGCACCCTGACTTCGTCGACAAAGACGACCAGTTCTCGCTCGGCGTGCTGCTGCATCGGAAAAGCACGAACCCCGACTATGCTCCGATTCACGAGCGTGTGACGGCGGAAGTTCCCAACGATTTCAATACGCGACTCCGTATCCGCCGTATGCTGCGGAAGCGAGACATCCGCGGGGTCGATGCGTTGCCGTTAAATCTTGTGATCTTTGACCAAGGTTTGCAGTACGCAACCGCCGAGCGCAATCCACCGCAACTGTTTGGTATCGACGACATCGACAAGCAGATTCGCGAGGCGGATTTGAAGCAATTGGTCGAAACACAGAAGCTCAGCCGTACTGGTGTCTCCGGTCGAATGGCCGGCAAGTTTGGTTGGCGTGGGCAGATGCGGAGCCTCGATCTGTTCGTGAAAGGTGCGTGCGCGATCGAAATTGGTTTGCAGGTCCCCGAGTTTCATCAGACGGCCGACCCGCTTCGTCCTGAGTATGAACTGAAGGGAACCGATCTAAACGAGAAGCAGATTTCGCTACTCGTCAACTACGTACGCGAGCTGCCCCGCCCCGAGCGAGTCATGCCGACGGACGACGATGCCAAGGCGTTGGCGATTGAAGGACAGAATCTCTTTACGGCAGTGGGTTGTGCCGAGTGCCATGTGACCGACGTTGGTTCGCTGAAAGAGGTTTACTCCGACTTCCTGCTGCACGACATGGGGCAGCAGTTTGAAGACCCGATCCCTGCCGAGCCCAAGACGGAGACCATCCTGCAAGAAAACATGGATGTGATTTCCTCGTACCATGGCATGGTCCGCCGCAAAGTCACGACCGAGTTGGTCCGCGAGTTGGCGATCGAGCCAGAGCAACATCGCGAATACAAAACGCCGCCGCTCTGGGGCGTGGCCGACTCGGCTCCTTACCTGCATGATGGTCGCGCGACAACGTTACGGGCTGCCATCGAGTGGCATGGCGGCGAAGCGTACTCCTCTTTTCGTCGCTTCTCGCTACTGAAAGAGGAGCAGCAGTTCGCGCTGCTGAAGTTCCTCGAAACGCTGAAGGCTCCTTTATCCGCAGAGCCAGCACCACCACAGAAGACCGAAACTCAGGTCAGTAATCGCTCATCAACGATGCCTGTTCAGTCGCGGTAG
- a CDS encoding GNAT family N-acetyltransferase, whose product MDAEQTNHLEVGLALPEHYGAALWMATGGRTRLASRGRVTALLAAEKQGKIHFNGLYTAKRGKRIVASLWCLNQPGRIATIWGPGRLPSESACTVDTLLREAIEKATEQGCHLIQSLVGADNPGAGELLSRGGFRPITILDTLQAYSDEFYAEPPSPELEWTVCEDHRDPSFVDRVEQTYVDSLDCPELDSLREIEDVLDGYFATSGRSTEYWFQLHHRGVPAGVLILAHHQDANQLELIYFGLVSAVRGRKLGGEVLRLVIEIARQLDCQSIVTGADQRNLPALSLYRRFGFHQVDSKQLYLLSLRRGSMAVA is encoded by the coding sequence ATGGATGCTGAACAAACCAACCATCTCGAAGTTGGCCTCGCCTTGCCCGAGCATTACGGCGCGGCCCTATGGATGGCAACCGGTGGTCGGACCAGGCTCGCCAGCCGTGGTCGTGTCACCGCGCTGCTGGCGGCGGAGAAGCAAGGCAAAATCCATTTCAACGGTCTTTATACTGCCAAACGTGGGAAACGGATCGTTGCTTCTTTGTGGTGTTTGAACCAGCCTGGAAGAATCGCCACGATTTGGGGCCCTGGGCGTCTTCCCAGCGAATCGGCATGCACCGTCGATACGCTGCTGCGAGAAGCGATCGAGAAGGCCACCGAGCAAGGTTGCCATTTGATTCAAAGCCTGGTCGGGGCCGACAATCCAGGTGCCGGTGAACTATTGTCGCGAGGCGGCTTCCGCCCGATCACGATCCTCGACACGCTTCAGGCCTACAGCGACGAGTTCTACGCGGAACCTCCTTCGCCAGAACTCGAGTGGACGGTATGCGAGGACCATCGAGATCCGTCGTTTGTCGATCGGGTCGAGCAAACCTACGTCGATAGCCTCGATTGCCCTGAACTGGACAGCCTGCGGGAAATCGAAGATGTACTGGACGGTTACTTCGCAACCAGCGGTCGGTCGACCGAGTATTGGTTCCAGCTTCACCATCGGGGGGTTCCGGCTGGCGTGTTGATCTTGGCTCACCACCAAGATGCCAATCAACTGGAATTGATCTACTTTGGCCTGGTCTCGGCGGTTCGCGGCCGTAAGCTGGGGGGTGAGGTATTACGATTAGTTATTGAAATCGCTCGCCAATTGGATTGCCAAAGCATCGTCACCGGAGCCGATCAGCGGAACCTACCCGCACTCTCTCTCTACCGCCGCTTCGGGTTTCATCAGGTCGATTCCAAGCAGCTCTATCTGTTGTCGCTACGCCGTGGCAGCATGGCGGTCGCGTGA
- a CDS encoding methionine-R-sulfoxide reductase, whose amino-acid sequence MSTEYNSLNDAEAHVILRKGTERPFTGEYTDLAAPGTFICRRCNLPLYQSDDKFHSHCGWPSFDDDLPEAVLRVPDADGRRTEIVCANCDGHLGHVFEGEGFTPKDTRHCVNSISMRFIPEGEPLPEVIRPNGSSSSS is encoded by the coding sequence ATGTCGACCGAGTATAACTCGCTGAACGATGCCGAAGCGCACGTGATTCTTCGCAAAGGAACCGAACGTCCCTTCACCGGGGAATACACCGATCTGGCTGCCCCTGGCACGTTCATTTGCCGGCGCTGCAATCTGCCGCTTTATCAGTCCGACGATAAATTCCATAGCCATTGCGGCTGGCCTAGTTTCGACGACGATCTTCCTGAAGCGGTGCTTCGCGTACCAGATGCCGATGGGCGAAGAACTGAGATTGTTTGCGCAAACTGCGATGGTCACCTGGGCCATGTCTTCGAGGGGGAAGGATTTACTCCCAAAGATACGCGCCACTGTGTAAACTCTATTTCCATGCGGTTCATCCCGGAAGGTGAACCATTGCCGGAGGTGATTCGCCCCAACGGATCATCTTCCTCCTCCTAG
- a CDS encoding PDZ domain-containing protein, giving the protein MRLLHSIRMSIALAAILIVTPQWVMAQGALDRLNNLIDRVQSNTLPPPLPPDQPTPATATVEKPFIGAMLDTAVSSSFPNGKDGIVVTEVNAGGPADKAGLKQGDQIMTIDGAVYSDLQSLGTWMQTKNPGDKVRMQVGRDGKTVGLDLVLGGQEVEVSDPPARPARPGGYDPLGVEGAMPPPVDTLPPPANEAPRVLGVRVVPLTEQIRQQTGVSVRRGAYVESVSRDGVADRANIPAGAVIVAYDGRRVDDAVELIQLVRNSPDNRAIPVSYYFGNRMETTQVYYGDPRQLPQSPGPQADNDRPALRMLQQAIGSVEGGNFASQEQVDSLSRRVRELEQEIRALREEMQTLKAGRDL; this is encoded by the coding sequence ATGCGACTGCTGCATTCCATAAGAATGTCGATTGCTTTAGCGGCAATTTTAATCGTGACGCCCCAATGGGTAATGGCTCAAGGGGCCCTCGATCGACTCAATAACTTGATCGATCGCGTTCAATCGAACACGTTGCCACCACCGCTTCCTCCGGATCAGCCCACGCCAGCCACGGCCACTGTCGAGAAGCCGTTCATCGGCGCGATGCTCGACACGGCGGTGTCCAGTTCGTTCCCCAATGGGAAAGATGGAATTGTCGTGACCGAGGTCAACGCCGGAGGTCCTGCCGACAAAGCCGGTCTGAAGCAAGGTGACCAGATCATGACCATCGACGGCGCGGTTTACAGCGACCTGCAGAGTCTTGGCACCTGGATGCAAACGAAGAACCCAGGCGACAAGGTTCGCATGCAGGTTGGTCGTGATGGGAAGACCGTTGGGCTGGACCTGGTGCTCGGCGGCCAAGAGGTAGAAGTGAGCGATCCACCGGCGCGTCCTGCGCGCCCCGGCGGTTACGATCCACTCGGTGTCGAAGGCGCCATGCCTCCGCCGGTCGACACGTTACCTCCACCTGCCAACGAAGCACCGCGCGTACTTGGTGTTCGTGTCGTTCCATTGACGGAACAAATCCGTCAGCAGACGGGCGTCTCGGTGCGACGGGGAGCTTATGTCGAAAGCGTCAGCCGCGATGGCGTGGCCGATCGAGCCAATATCCCTGCCGGCGCGGTGATTGTCGCTTACGATGGACGTCGCGTGGACGATGCGGTGGAGTTGATTCAGTTGGTTCGCAATTCCCCAGACAACCGAGCGATTCCGGTGAGCTACTACTTCGGCAATCGCATGGAAACGACTCAGGTCTACTACGGCGATCCTCGCCAGCTGCCGCAGTCGCCGGGACCTCAGGCCGACAACGACCGCCCTGCCCTCCGAATGTTGCAGCAGGCGATTGGAAGTGTTGAAGGGGGTAACTTCGCCTCGCAGGAACAAGTTGATTCGCTCAGTCGACGCGTGCGAGAATTGGAGCAAGAGATCCGAGCCCTGCGAGAAGAAATGCAGACTCTCAAGGCGGGACGCGATCTATAA
- a CDS encoding SGNH/GDSL hydrolase family protein, which translates to MPGHVALLGDSIFDNAAYVPEGKSVIELLKGKLPADCDATLRAVDGARASDVFHQSNAIPKTTTHLVMSIGGNDALWASGELFTDDPAPLAEALRRVATAVDTFAQEYRELILHLLLKELPLAVCTIYDSIPGMGVAERAGLGVYNDVITRTAFRNNLPLIDLRLICDDPGDYSPISPIEPSAQGSEKIAQVIADALMQTGNSRRVFI; encoded by the coding sequence ATGCCAGGTCACGTTGCTCTGTTGGGCGATTCCATCTTTGACAACGCCGCCTATGTACCTGAAGGCAAATCGGTGATCGAGCTTCTCAAAGGCAAGCTACCGGCAGACTGCGATGCAACCTTGCGCGCTGTCGACGGAGCCCGGGCGTCGGATGTCTTTCATCAGTCCAACGCGATCCCCAAAACAACGACCCACTTGGTGATGAGTATCGGAGGGAACGATGCGTTGTGGGCATCGGGCGAGTTATTTACCGACGATCCTGCTCCGCTGGCGGAAGCGTTGCGACGCGTCGCGACCGCGGTCGATACGTTCGCTCAGGAATATCGCGAACTGATCCTGCATCTGCTTCTGAAGGAATTACCGCTGGCCGTTTGCACGATCTACGATTCCATTCCTGGGATGGGCGTTGCGGAGCGAGCCGGCCTGGGTGTCTACAACGATGTGATCACACGAACGGCCTTCCGCAACAATCTTCCGCTCATCGATCTGCGACTGATCTGTGATGACCCCGGCGATTATTCTCCCATCTCGCCGATCGAACCATCGGCCCAGGGGAGTGAGAAAATTGCCCAGGTCATCGCCGATGCCTTGATGCAAACGGGCAATTCTCGTCGAGTCTTCATCTGA